The genomic DNA gttgaaagacaggatactgggctagatggacctttggtctgactcagtatggccgttcttatgtagataatacttagtcctgccatgaatgcagcggactggactagatgacctctgaaggtccttccagtcctatgattctatgattctatgttaagaTGATCTCTAGTAAGAGTATGGATGGAATTAACTCTTTCCAGAAAGAACAGTGACATATTGACCAAAAAGCCATAGGCTGATATTAATTTCCATTCATTCCAAGGAAGAAATGGTCTAAATCCACTAGATTACATAGGAAAGTTCATTCTTCATGTTTAAGATGAGCTATCAAAggtgcctaagtgagttaggagctCAAATTGCATTATAGTCATGGGAAATTTGGTACCCAACTCccttaggttcttttgaaaatcttcatcTTATTGGGTATTATAGCAAAGTACCTCTGCTGTTCTTCAAGTTGAGAGTCACTTacagtcagatttttaaaggtatttagacacctaacgtctattgatttcaataggtgttaggagcctaaataccgtAAAAAAAATTAGTCTTTACTGTTTAATATTCATTGCTTTTGTTCTTTCCCTAGCCCATCACATTCCACTCACTGAGTAAAGTGCATATTCAGGCTTGAACTATTATTGCCCTTCTCCAGTATGGCAGGATAAATGGGATATGATCAATAAATAGTCTAAGCTGCCATGTCTGTACTTGAGCTACCAGATAAATGGACTGCTGTTACATTGATTCATGATCTGATAAGATAGGGGTGGTAATAAAGGTCTGGTTTCTACCCATGAGATAGCCAGCATTTGCCTCTGTGATTTGGATTCAAAAGATGGACTGGTAACAATGAGTGgtagatgatttagttggggattggtcctgctttgagcagggcgttggactagatgacctcctgaggcctttccaaccctgatattctatgattctatgagttttTGAACATTTATAGGATTAATTGCCAGCACTTGAGTCCTGTTTTAACTTTGTTCTTGTGATTATActacagggtttttttaattgtctctACGTTCACCCCATGGCAGACACAGGCTGGAGAAATAAAACGTCCATCACGGAATTTGTCCTCCTGGGATTTGGGAAGGTCCCTGAACTACAGATCCTTCTCTTCCCTTTGTTCCTAGTGATCTATGTTGTGACCATGGCTGGGAACATCCTCATTGTTGtgctagttgtggctgatcagcaccttcacacccccatgtacttcttcctggggaacttgtcctgcttggagacctgctacagctcagccatcctgcccaggatgctggccagtCTCTTGACTAGGGACAGGACCATTTCTGTCCCTAGGTGTAttgcacaattttatttttttgcttcacTGGCAGCTACAGAATGTTGTCTCTTGTCCGCGATGTCTTATGACCGGTATTTAGCAATATGCAAACCCCTGCACTACGCAGCCCTTATGAACGGTCGgctctgcctccagctagcaGCCGGATCTTGGCTAAGCGGCTGTCTGGCCACTCTCATCATATCATGCTTGATGTCACAGCTAACCTTCTGCAGccccaatgaaattgaccatttcttctgtgacttCACCCCAGTAATAAAACTGGCCTGCAGTGACACCAACCTGATCTTGGTGTTGGATTTGCTCCTGGCATCTCTTTGCACGCTCTTCCCGTTTCTGTTAACTCTGTTGTCTTATGTTTATATCATCGtcaccatcctgagaatcccttccaccgGCGGCagacaaaaggccttttccacctgctcctcgcACCTCATTGTGGTGACGACGTTCTATGGGACTATCATTATTGTCTACATGCTACCGAAATCTGACACGTTGAGAGACCTGaacaaagtgttctctgtctTCTATTCTGTCCTGACCCCGCTGATCAACCCCCTCAtttacagcctgagaaacaaggagGTCAAGGAGGCCCTGAGCAGAATGATCCATAAATGTGTGGCTTTCTCAAGAACTCAGACATCCCTAGCCAGTTCTTTTAGGTTGAAAACAAACCGAGATGACCTGAGTTGATTTACTGAGTTATAGGCACAAAGTCCATGAAatgaaatcttagccttattgaTGTCAATGATAAATACCCttcttggcttcagtggggctggATTTCACATTATTTCATCTCTATCTTAGGCCAAATGAAAGAGGAGTTACTAAAGTGATGACACACTGAGAATTTCTGACATGCATTCTCTTTTTGGCAGAGCAGGTATTGAATGCCTACCCCCACATCCCatggaaaattttctttttgaaacagaaattttataatttattatttttccaaTATGTTCATGACACCCCAAAATTAAAGTGTGTATGTTTTCAAGTTTGGGCTTTTTTTATATCAgtgtttgctttttctttgccttccacTCCCCCATTTTTCACCTCTTTTCCCCTAATTTCCAGTggtaacatgaaaaaaaaaagaattaagggATGAGGAAGCAGGGAGAATAAGAGGAGAACAAggcagagaaacaaacaaaaaacagtgacAAAAcaccaaatgttaaaaaaaagtccAAAATGTTTCAAATACATGAAAAATCCCTTCTTTCTGAAAGCTGCAAAATGAAACTTATTACAAAACTTTCACCAGACATTCTATTTTTCAAACTGTTTATGTTTTGAGCCTTATATTTacagtctaatttttttttcttggtagtGGTGGTAAATTCAGATAGTGGTAGAGAAAGTTGTTAAATTCTGAGAATGTTTCAAGCCAAGTTGATATAAAGGGATAGGTGCTAAGTCAGGGATGCTTAACAGCAAAGGATAATTTCTGTGCATTTTGCCAGTCGTATTTTAATATTTCTCTATGTTAGCAGATTCCTAATATTAAATAAAAGTGATTAACACAACGGGCTGTATTTTCATTAACCGTGAACCTGTAAATCTTATGTTGTATGGCTTTTGAAAGTATtccatgaggtcccttccaaccctgatattctatgattctatgattctatgatttgggaTACTTTTcatggactttttttttcaatttttcaatgaaacaacAATGgatttttcttgtttcctttctggttttttttaagtggaaaaggaaaagggaaggattaaaaaaataacagaattCCCAGATGGGAAGAATAGCTGGCAAAAAATTGACCATGAAGAGATATTCAAATGGCTACAGTTGAGCTAATAAAAATTGCAATGGATTTTACatgaaaaaatttcaaatgaaattatCTATTTGGGATATTTTTCATGGAATTTGTTCAGTTTTTCAATTAAACAAAATTGgatttttcctgtttatttttttttaaaactggaaaagaagggaggaatggggaaagggaggataagaaaaaacagattttttttctagtttttgAGAACAGCAGACAAAAATCATCATTAATTTCActgaaaaaagagaagaaagtaaAACGCTGACCAAAATTGTCCACCAAAAATTGTTTAGGTAACACAAAAGCCATGTTTAATAGACACAAATATGTTTGGACCTTATGTAGGGACATAAGCAGGAGAAATCTCCCACACCTGAACCTGAGCCTTTCACCATCTATGCCACATGCCCCCCACCAAATCACGACCCTTCATTGCATTCACAGATGGCAGATGCAAACAGCCAGCCTGCACACTTCATCCGGAAGCACTGTTATCACTGTCACCTGAGCTAAGCCCAGCTGTAACCATTCAGGAGAGGCAAGAGAAGAAGGCTCACTGGGCCCAGGGTTGTGGGGAGGTTGGGCAAACACAAAGATGCAGACTCAGATCACAGGTCAAAGGAGACAGTCCAGATCCAGCTGGGGTTTTGCTGGGACACTACCAGAGGTGCACACATAGAACCGAGGCTGTTCTTGTGGCTGGGCATGTCCAATGGTCACCGAGAAGGGACTCAGCAGGTGATGCTGCTGGGCACAAGCCGCTTTGCTGATGCCAGCTGCACAAAGCAATTCAAAGGGAGGGAGCTGGTACAATGAATGTTCCCAAAAATGGTTGCCACAAGTGCAAAGCCGGTGAGGGTTAGTTCTCAGTGCACGGTCTCCAGTCCTTCCCGGGTGCTGTGAATAGCTCTACTGCTCCATGCAGGCCTCTCCTCTGGAGTGAGGCAAGGTGTGGCTAGAGGAAGTGGCTACCACCTCCCAACACGCAGAACTCCTGTGATGCCAAACACGGCAGCACTGGCTCAGTCACTGGGACATATCAGGGCATGGCCTGGGCAGAGAAACTGGCCACCAGTGAGAAGAATTGTGGGGCCTGAACATTGGGAATGGGATTATCCTAGGGGCCTATGGGAGTTTGGGTACTAACTCCCTTAGATCCAATTGACTATCTCAGTCTGTCTGCCCACTGTGGGGGTCACTCAAAGTAGCCTACATTTAGCCAGTACCATGGAAATGCATTGGATTGAGGGGAAACCCACTGCTCAACGACCAAGAGCAATTGCTGTTGTACCAGCTATGATACTCACTATTGCTGTAATCGTGCTGTTGTGTGATTTAGTTCCCAGTGGCTATCATTCAGAATAGAGCATACCCAACAGAAGAGAAGACTTGAGAAAGGTGCAGATGTGCTTTTTAAGACCACTAGTGGGCAGACCTGTGTCAGGATTGGGAAAGGTGTGGCAGTGATGTACAATGGCCAGTGGATAGCAGCTGAAATGGAAGGGCAAGAAAGATGAAGCTACACTGCCAAATGACCATCAGAAGGCAGTTGCAAGAGAGGTCTCTCCCTCAAGCACATATGGCATCTGCAAAGCAACATTCTACAGATGGAGGTGAAGGTCCAGAAGCCATTTCAAGACCTTCTCCATGAAGTTGTGGAGATCACCCAATTCACCTGGGAATCTGTATTTGGGGCACTATGTTATGGTATGGTCAATGGTTTGGAGGGTCTCACTGTAGTTGCACATAGGTGTGTCTTTAATTTCCCACTTGTGCATCAAGTAGCCACATCATTTATGGTTTGATCAGATGCAGGTCAATGTTGTCCAAAGTCTGCATGGCAGGTTGAAACCAAGAGAGTGGCTTGTTAAGTCAGTAATTACTTGGAAGGGTAAATAAGGTCCAGACAGTTTGCCATTCCTTGACCAGATCCAGAGACGTGAGGTGGTCACATGTGCTCCATAGTAGTTCTTGTGATTTCAGGCCTTGTTGGGGTATGTTATCCATTACCTGCTGGATAGGAAGTTCTGGGTAGTCTTCGGCACATTTAAGTTCTCTGGCCGTGGCTATATCTGGATGGATAGTTGAATGTTCACTGTTTACTAATACAGGAAGAGGCAAGAAAGAGGAAGTTACACTGTCAAATGGTCATCAGAGGAAAGTAACAAGAGAAGTAAAACTTTACAACAGAGACTAGAGGGCATCTGTGTAAGTGGCCAGGAAAGACATGGACCGCCATGCTATGCATTGCCCGCTGGATAGCAGCATGTTAGGGGTGGGAACTGAGC from Malaclemys terrapin pileata isolate rMalTer1 chromosome 12, rMalTer1.hap1, whole genome shotgun sequence includes the following:
- the LOC128846110 gene encoding olfactory receptor 6N1-like, translating into MADTGWRNKTSITEFVLLGFGKVPELQILLFPLFLVIYVVTMAGNILIVVLVVADQHLHTPMYFFLGNLSCLETCYSSAILPRMLASLLTRDRTISVPRCIAQFYFFASLAATECCLLSAMSYDRYLAICKPLHYAALMNGRLCLQLAAGSWLSGCLATLIISCLMSQLTFCSPNEIDHFFCDFTPVIKLACSDTNLILVLDLLLASLCTLFPFLLTLLSYVYIIVTILRIPSTGGRQKAFSTCSSHLIVVTTFYGTIIIVYMLPKSDTLRDLNKVFSVFYSVLTPLINPLIYSLRNKEVKEALSRMIHKCVAFSRTQTSLASSFRLKTNRDDLS